A window from Pyrococcus kukulkanii encodes these proteins:
- a CDS encoding glycoside hydrolase family 5 protein yields the protein MKRNHELLYYIVSTPVFASPIYYEAVNGNIYKVNMTTGERERIYLFGVSWFGFELKDHIVYGLNVRNWKNILKDVKRLGFNAIRLPFCSETIHGAMPNPNMINYELNPDLRNLTGLEIMEKIIQEANRLGIYVLLDYHRIGYTEIEPLWYTDNYSEEQYIQDWVFLAKKFGRYPNVIGADIKNEPHDEAFWGTGDNTDFRLFTERAGKAILKVAPHWLIFVEGIQYTHVPEIDRVMKEKGWWTFWGENLMGVKYYPIRLPRDKVVYSPHVYGPSVYNMPYFDSPDFPKNMPQIWETHFGYLTSLNYTLVIGEWGGKYTGKDKVWQDAFSD from the coding sequence GTGAAAAGGAATCATGAATTATTATATTACATTGTGTCGACCCCAGTTTTTGCATCTCCTATTTACTATGAGGCAGTTAATGGTAACATATACAAAGTTAACATGACAACCGGAGAAAGGGAGAGAATCTACCTGTTTGGGGTTAGTTGGTTTGGTTTTGAGCTTAAGGATCACATCGTTTATGGCTTAAACGTCAGAAACTGGAAAAATATCCTCAAAGACGTTAAGAGGCTTGGTTTTAATGCTATTAGGCTTCCCTTCTGTAGTGAAACCATTCACGGTGCGATGCCCAATCCTAACATGATAAACTATGAGTTAAACCCTGATTTAAGAAACCTAACTGGCTTGGAGATAATGGAAAAGATAATTCAAGAGGCCAATAGACTTGGCATTTACGTGCTCCTTGACTATCATAGGATTGGCTACACTGAAATTGAGCCCTTGTGGTACACCGATAACTACAGCGAAGAGCAGTACATCCAAGATTGGGTGTTTTTAGCGAAGAAGTTCGGGAGGTATCCAAACGTTATTGGGGCCGACATAAAGAATGAACCTCACGATGAGGCATTTTGGGGAACTGGAGATAATACAGATTTTAGGTTGTTTACTGAGAGGGCTGGCAAGGCTATACTCAAAGTTGCTCCTCACTGGCTGATTTTCGTTGAGGGGATCCAGTATACTCACGTTCCTGAGATTGATAGGGTGATGAAGGAGAAAGGCTGGTGGACATTTTGGGGAGAGAACTTAATGGGAGTCAAGTACTATCCCATTAGGTTACCCAGGGACAAGGTAGTCTATTCTCCTCACGTTTATGGGCCCAGCGTTTACAACATGCCCTACTTCGATTCCCCAGACTTCCCCAAGAACATGCCTCAGATATGGGAGACGCACTTCGGTTACTTGACGAGCCTCAACTATACCCTCGTTATTGGGGAGTGGGGTGGGAAATACACTGGTAAGGACAAAGTCTGGCAGGATGCTTTCTCCGACTGA
- a CDS encoding helix-turn-helix domain-containing protein: MLVLQALERPMSSKELAKATNLSERTVRHALKVLKDSGMIREIYLLEDARKRLYALNPGLKLEHIHDGIKISAL, from the coding sequence ATTCTAGTACTTCAAGCGTTAGAGAGACCAATGTCTTCTAAAGAGCTGGCAAAAGCAACGAACCTTTCTGAAAGAACCGTTCGCCACGCATTGAAGGTTTTAAAGGATTCTGGTATGATCAGAGAAATCTACCTCTTAGAAGATGCTAGGAAAAGATTATATGCACTAAATCCTGGGCTTAAATTAGAGCACATTCATGACGGAATCAAGATTAGTGCGCTCTAG
- a CDS encoding YkgJ family cysteine cluster protein, translating into MRFRPKPFLKPVKFKCLFCLDCCRGRHVYLTYKDIERLIKAGYDPQGFLTFSIENGKIRFVLSVREWDLGCIFHDPETGKCKVHPHRPLICRIYPFMVSRKSLGVEGEEPVEVNGVKYWLYYDESCPGINAEDGVTITPEEILELGIKFEEELERTNLDSVMNVL; encoded by the coding sequence TTGAGGTTCAGGCCTAAGCCATTCCTTAAGCCTGTTAAGTTCAAGTGCCTCTTTTGCCTAGACTGTTGCAGGGGTAGGCATGTTTATCTAACCTACAAGGACATTGAGAGGCTAATTAAAGCTGGCTACGATCCCCAGGGATTCTTAACTTTTTCAATAGAGAATGGGAAGATAAGGTTCGTCCTATCGGTTAGGGAGTGGGATCTTGGTTGCATCTTCCACGATCCCGAGACGGGGAAGTGTAAAGTTCACCCACACAGGCCCCTTATCTGTAGGATCTACCCATTTATGGTGTCAAGGAAGTCCCTTGGAGTTGAAGGTGAAGAGCCTGTAGAGGTTAATGGAGTAAAATATTGGCTCTATTACGATGAGAGTTGCCCAGGAATAAATGCCGAAGATGGAGTAACTATAACACCTGAAGAGATCCTCGAACTGGGCATAAAATTTGAAGAAGAGCTAGAGCGCACTAATCTTGATTCCGTCATGAATGTGCTCTAA